One Mycobacterium kubicae genomic window carries:
- the trmI gene encoding tRNA (adenine(58)-N(1))-methyltransferase TrmI: MSATGPFTVGERVQLTDAKGRHYTLVLTAGAEFHTHRGSIAHDALIGLEQGSVVKSSNGALFLVLRPLLVDYVMSMPRGPQVIYPKDAAQIVHEGDIFPGARVLEAGAGSGALTLSLLRAVGPHGRVVSYEQRADHAEHARRNVSTFHGGQAPPNWDLIISDLADSDLPDGSFDRAVLDMLAPWDVLDSVSRLVVAGGMLIVYVATVTQLSRVVEALRAQQCWTEPRSWETLQRGWNVVGLAVRPQHSMRGHTAFLVATRRLAPGAVAPAPLGRKREGRDG, translated from the coding sequence GTGTCAGCAACCGGCCCATTCACCGTCGGCGAACGCGTTCAACTCACCGACGCCAAGGGCCGCCACTACACGCTGGTGCTCACCGCCGGTGCCGAGTTCCACACCCATCGCGGCTCGATCGCCCACGACGCGCTGATCGGCCTCGAGCAGGGCAGCGTGGTCAAATCGAGTAACGGAGCGCTGTTTCTGGTCTTGCGGCCGCTGTTGGTCGATTACGTGATGTCGATGCCGCGCGGTCCGCAGGTGATCTACCCCAAGGATGCGGCGCAGATCGTCCACGAGGGCGACATCTTCCCCGGCGCCCGGGTCCTGGAGGCCGGCGCCGGCTCCGGCGCGCTCACGTTGTCGTTGCTGCGGGCGGTCGGCCCGCACGGACGGGTCGTCTCGTATGAACAGCGCGCCGACCACGCCGAGCACGCCCGCCGCAACGTGTCGACTTTCCACGGCGGCCAGGCACCGCCGAACTGGGATCTCATCATCAGCGATCTCGCCGACTCCGACCTGCCGGACGGCTCCTTCGACCGCGCGGTGCTGGACATGCTGGCGCCGTGGGACGTGCTGGACTCGGTCTCCCGGCTGGTGGTGGCCGGCGGGATGCTCATCGTCTACGTCGCAACCGTCACGCAGCTGTCGCGGGTCGTGGAGGCTCTGCGTGCTCAGCAGTGCTGGACCGAACCGCGGTCCTGGGAGACGCTGCAGCGGGGCTGGAACGTGGTCGGGCTGGCGGTGCGCCCGCAGCATTCGATGCGCGGTCACACCGCTTTCCTGGTTGCGACGCGCCGCCTGGCGCCCGGTGCGGTCGCGCCCGCGCCGTTGGGCCGCAAGCGCGAAGGACGCGACGGCTGA
- a CDS encoding RecB family exonuclease, producing the protein MPRPALSPSRAADFKQCPLLYRFRAIDRLPEAPSAAQLRGSVVHASLEQLYRLPAPSRDPATARSLVEPAWEQVIAAEPELASELDTERRAQLLDEARALLSGYYRLEDPTRFDPQGCEQRVEVELADGTLLRGYIDRVDVAATGELRVVDYKTGKAPPVARALAEFKAMFQMKFYAVALLRSRGVLPTRLRLIYLADGQLLDYSPDHDELLRFEKTLMAMWRAIQSAGVTGDFRPNPSRLCDWCAHRDLCPAFGGTPPPYPGWPEPVA; encoded by the coding sequence ATGCCCCGCCCGGCGCTGTCGCCGTCGCGGGCGGCGGATTTCAAGCAGTGCCCGCTGCTGTATCGGTTCCGCGCCATCGACCGGTTGCCGGAGGCGCCGTCGGCCGCGCAGCTTCGCGGTTCGGTGGTGCATGCCAGCCTCGAGCAGCTGTACCGTCTGCCGGCGCCATCGCGTGACCCCGCCACGGCCCGGTCCCTGGTCGAGCCGGCCTGGGAACAGGTGATCGCCGCGGAACCGGAGTTGGCGAGCGAGCTGGACACCGAACGCCGAGCCCAACTGCTCGACGAGGCCCGCGCGTTGCTGTCTGGCTACTACCGCCTCGAGGACCCGACCCGGTTCGATCCGCAGGGCTGCGAGCAGCGCGTGGAGGTGGAGTTGGCCGACGGAACGCTGCTGCGCGGGTATATCGACCGGGTCGACGTCGCCGCCACCGGTGAATTGCGGGTGGTCGACTACAAAACCGGCAAGGCGCCGCCGGTGGCGCGGGCACTGGCGGAATTCAAGGCGATGTTCCAGATGAAGTTCTACGCGGTCGCGCTGTTGCGGTCCCGCGGCGTATTGCCTACGCGGCTGCGGCTGATCTACCTCGCCGACGGACAGCTGCTCGACTACTCCCCCGACCACGACGAGCTGCTCCGTTTCGAGAAGACTCTGATGGCGATGTGGCGTGCTATTCAAAGTGCCGGTGTGACAGGCGATTTCCGGCCCAATCCGTCGCGGTTGTGCGACTGGTGCGCCCACCGGGATTTGTGCCCGGCCTTCGGTGGCACGCCGCCGCCGTACCCGGGCTGGCCTGAACCCGTGGCATGA
- a CDS encoding thioesterase family protein: MTGCFYRRLPSGGEYQAFDSTDYTRSNWNREIQHGSPPLALLTKLIEELSAGSGKRIARLSLDLLGAVPVAPVRARAWVQRRGSRISMVVAELVTERPVARVTAWLVAVSDTADAASDRYPPLVEGPAAPLPAAFADAHGYFDALDSRPQYSDGHSDAVWWFRPQAHVVDDEPASALQRLAAVVDCANGVGAILDFDKFVFMNTDTVVHLHRLPVGNDFALRARASVGPDGAGVTTAELFDTTGFVGTSAQTLLIQRL; the protein is encoded by the coding sequence ATGACCGGTTGCTTCTACCGCCGCCTTCCTTCCGGCGGTGAGTATCAGGCGTTTGACTCCACCGACTACACCCGCAGCAACTGGAACCGCGAGATCCAGCACGGTTCGCCCCCGTTGGCGTTACTGACCAAGCTGATCGAGGAACTGTCGGCCGGGTCCGGCAAGCGCATCGCACGCCTCAGCTTGGATCTGCTCGGCGCGGTTCCGGTCGCACCCGTGCGGGCCAGGGCGTGGGTGCAGCGTCGGGGCTCACGCATCAGCATGGTGGTCGCCGAACTGGTGACCGAGCGGCCGGTGGCGCGGGTGACCGCCTGGCTGGTCGCGGTCTCGGACACCGCCGATGCCGCATCCGACCGGTACCCGCCGCTTGTCGAGGGACCGGCGGCGCCGCTGCCCGCGGCGTTTGCGGACGCCCACGGCTATTTCGATGCACTGGACTCGCGCCCGCAGTACTCCGACGGACATTCCGACGCGGTGTGGTGGTTCCGCCCGCAGGCGCATGTTGTCGACGATGAGCCGGCGTCGGCGCTGCAGCGCCTCGCTGCGGTGGTGGACTGCGCCAACGGCGTCGGGGCGATTCTGGATTTCGACAAGTTCGTCTTCATGAACACCGACACGGTGGTGCATCTGCATCGCTTGCCCGTCGGCAATGACTTCGCGCTGCGCGCCCGCGCATCCGTCGGACCGGATGGGGCCGGGGTGACCACGGCCGAGTTGTTCGACACGACCGGGTTTGTCGGAACGTCGGCGCAGACGCTGTTGATTCAGCGTCTGTGA
- a CDS encoding FAD-containing oxidoreductase, which yields MTEHYDAIVVGAGQAGPPLAGRLTAAGQRVAVIERKHVGGTCVNTGCIPTKTLVASAHAAQLARRGAEYGIGTGQISVDMAKVKARKDDIMLTDRKGVEGWLEGMDGCTLLRGHARFEDPHTLRVGDEVLHGDRIFLNVGGRAVVPDIPGLEDVDYLTNVSMLELDTVPEHLVIVGGSYIALEFAQMYRRFGARVTVVERGPRLAGREDEDVSATIRDVLEAEGIDIIVGADDVRISKRDNGFDLTATAGADAVTGSHLLLAVGRRPNTDDLGLDAAGVQTDSRGYIVVDDTLKTNVDHIWAMGDCNGKGAFTHTSYNDFEIVAANLLDDDPRRVSDRITTYALYIDPPLGRAGLTVDQVRASGRKALVGKRPMTRVGRAVEKGETQGFMKVVVDADTEEILGAAVFGVGGDEAIHCILDVMSAKAPYTTLSRTMHIHPTVSELIPTVLQEMTPLD from the coding sequence GTGACAGAGCACTACGACGCAATCGTCGTAGGTGCCGGCCAGGCCGGGCCGCCGCTGGCGGGGCGGTTGACCGCGGCCGGTCAGCGGGTCGCGGTCATCGAACGCAAGCATGTCGGCGGCACCTGCGTGAACACCGGCTGCATCCCGACCAAGACGTTGGTGGCCAGCGCGCACGCCGCGCAACTGGCCCGCCGCGGCGCCGAGTACGGCATCGGCACCGGACAGATCAGCGTGGACATGGCGAAAGTCAAGGCCCGCAAAGACGACATCATGCTCACCGACCGCAAAGGTGTCGAGGGCTGGCTGGAGGGCATGGACGGCTGCACCCTGCTGCGCGGCCATGCCCGGTTCGAGGATCCGCACACCCTGCGGGTGGGTGATGAAGTCCTGCACGGCGACCGGATCTTCCTCAACGTCGGCGGCCGCGCTGTCGTGCCAGACATCCCCGGGCTAGAGGATGTCGACTATCTGACCAACGTGTCGATGCTCGAATTGGACACCGTCCCAGAACATCTCGTGATCGTCGGCGGCAGCTACATTGCGCTGGAGTTCGCGCAGATGTATCGGCGGTTCGGGGCCCGGGTCACGGTGGTCGAACGGGGACCGCGACTGGCCGGCCGCGAGGACGAGGACGTGTCGGCGACCATCCGCGACGTCCTGGAAGCCGAAGGAATCGACATCATCGTCGGCGCCGACGACGTGCGAATCAGCAAGCGGGACAACGGCTTCGACTTGACCGCCACCGCCGGCGCCGACGCCGTCACAGGTAGCCACCTACTGCTGGCTGTGGGCCGACGCCCCAACACCGACGACCTGGGCCTGGATGCCGCCGGGGTGCAGACCGATTCACGCGGCTACATCGTGGTCGACGACACGCTCAAGACCAACGTCGACCACATCTGGGCGATGGGCGACTGCAACGGCAAGGGCGCCTTCACCCACACCTCCTACAACGACTTCGAGATCGTCGCGGCCAACCTGCTCGACGACGACCCGCGCCGAGTCAGCGACCGCATCACCACCTATGCGCTGTACATCGACCCGCCGCTCGGGCGCGCCGGCCTCACCGTCGACCAGGTGCGGGCCTCCGGGCGCAAGGCGCTGGTCGGGAAACGGCCGATGACCCGTGTCGGACGCGCCGTGGAAAAGGGTGAGACCCAAGGCTTCATGAAAGTGGTAGTGGACGCCGACACCGAGGAGATCCTGGGCGCCGCCGTGTTCGGTGTGGGCGGCGACGAGGCGATTCACTGCATCCTGGACGTGATGTCGGCCAAGGCGCCCTACACCACGCTGTCGCGCACCATGCACATCCATCCCACGGTCAGCGAACTCATCCCGACCGTGCTGCAGGAGATGACCCCGCTGGACTGA
- a CDS encoding glycine zipper 2TM domain-containing protein codes for MTHVLVLLLALLLGVVAGLRSLTAPAVVAWAAFLSWINLHGTWASWVGNIVTVVILSLLAVAELVNDKLPKTPPRTAPPVFAVRLILGGFAGAVIGTAWGYKWGGLGAGVVGAVLGTLGGFQARRRLVAANGGRDLPIALLEDSVAVLGGFAIVAAAAAL; via the coding sequence GTGACGCATGTTCTCGTACTTCTACTAGCGCTGCTGCTCGGGGTCGTCGCGGGCTTGCGTTCCTTGACGGCTCCTGCGGTGGTCGCCTGGGCCGCGTTTCTGAGCTGGATCAACCTGCACGGCACCTGGGCATCGTGGGTCGGCAACATCGTGACAGTGGTGATCCTGAGCCTGTTGGCGGTCGCCGAACTGGTCAACGACAAACTGCCGAAGACGCCGCCGCGCACCGCGCCGCCGGTGTTCGCGGTCCGGCTCATCCTGGGCGGGTTCGCCGGAGCGGTCATCGGCACCGCGTGGGGCTACAAGTGGGGCGGCCTGGGCGCTGGTGTGGTGGGCGCCGTGCTCGGCACGCTGGGCGGTTTCCAGGCGCGTCGCCGGCTGGTCGCCGCCAACGGTGGGCGTGACCTACCGATCGCGCTGTTGGAGGACTCGGTGGCCGTCCTCGGTGGCTTCGCCATCGTCGCGGCAGCGGCCGCTCTGTGA
- the hisG gene encoding ATP phosphoribosyltransferase, which produces MLRVAVPNKGALSEPAAEILSEAGYRRRTDPKDLTVIDPVNNVEFFFLRPKDIAIYVGSGELDFGITGRDLALDSNAPVQERLALGFGSSSFRYAGPAGRDWTTADLAGKRIATAYPHLVAKDLADKGIEATVIRLDGAVEISVQLGVADAIADVVGSGRTLSLHNLVAFGEPLCDSEAVLIERAEVDGHEAKAARDQLVARVQGVVFGQQYLMLDYDCPRSVLDQATAITPGLESPTIAPLADPDWVAVRALVPRRGVNGVMDQLAAIGAKAILASDIRFCRF; this is translated from the coding sequence ATGCTTCGGGTGGCGGTTCCCAACAAAGGTGCGCTGAGCGAGCCGGCCGCCGAGATCCTGTCCGAGGCGGGGTATCGGCGCCGCACCGATCCCAAGGATTTGACGGTCATCGATCCGGTCAACAACGTCGAGTTCTTCTTTCTGCGACCCAAGGACATCGCTATCTACGTCGGATCCGGAGAGCTTGACTTCGGCATCACCGGACGCGACCTGGCGCTGGACTCCAACGCGCCGGTGCAAGAACGGCTGGCGCTGGGTTTCGGGTCGTCGAGCTTCCGGTACGCCGGCCCGGCCGGACGGGACTGGACGACGGCAGACCTGGCCGGCAAGCGGATCGCCACCGCCTATCCCCACCTCGTCGCGAAAGACTTGGCCGACAAGGGGATTGAGGCGACCGTCATCAGGCTCGACGGGGCGGTGGAGATCTCGGTGCAGCTCGGAGTCGCCGACGCCATCGCCGACGTGGTGGGCTCGGGTCGCACGCTGAGCCTGCACAACCTGGTGGCCTTCGGCGAACCGCTGTGCGATTCCGAAGCGGTGCTCATCGAACGGGCCGAGGTCGACGGCCACGAGGCGAAGGCCGCCCGCGACCAGCTCGTTGCCCGGGTGCAGGGCGTGGTGTTCGGGCAGCAGTACCTGATGCTCGACTACGACTGCCCGCGCTCGGTGCTCGACCAGGCCACCGCCATCACCCCGGGGCTGGAGTCGCCCACCATCGCGCCCTTGGCCGATCCCGACTGGGTCGCCGTCCGGGCGCTGGTCCCACGCCGTGGCGTCAACGGCGTCATGGACCAACTCGCCGCCATCGGCGCCAAAGCCATCCTGGCTTCTGACATCCGGTTCTGCCGTTTCTGA
- a CDS encoding phosphoribosyl-ATP diphosphatase, with product MAVKTFEDLFAELGERARTRPAGSATVAALDAGVHALGKKILEEAGEVWLAAEHEPNEALAEEISQLWYWTQVLMIARGLSLEDVYRKL from the coding sequence CTGGCCGTGAAGACCTTCGAGGATCTGTTCGCCGAACTCGGCGAGCGTGCCCGCACCCGGCCGGCCGGCAGCGCCACGGTGGCTGCCCTGGACGCCGGCGTGCATGCGTTGGGCAAAAAGATTCTGGAGGAAGCCGGTGAGGTGTGGTTGGCCGCCGAGCACGAGCCCAACGAAGCGCTGGCCGAAGAGATCAGCCAGTTGTGGTACTGGACGCAGGTGCTGATGATCGCGCGCGGACTGTCCCTTGAAGACGTCTACCGGAAGTTATGA
- a CDS encoding winged helix-turn-helix transcriptional regulator, translating to MSSAPDAMTLLGRLADGDRTGYREVCPIERALDTIGTRSALIILREAFWGTKRFEDFAQRAGVTEQIAATRLKQLVDAGVMAKQPYKTPGQRTRYEYVLTGRGRQLFPVLVSLIEFGLLLQGDAKRLDLIHGEGCGASVVAHVQCVEGHTVPLAQTEARIRPRRKR from the coding sequence ATGAGTTCAGCCCCTGACGCGATGACGCTGCTGGGTCGTCTCGCCGACGGTGACCGCACCGGCTACCGCGAAGTCTGTCCTATCGAACGTGCCCTGGACACCATCGGAACCCGTTCGGCGCTCATTATCTTGCGCGAAGCGTTCTGGGGAACCAAGCGATTCGAAGACTTCGCGCAGCGCGCCGGTGTCACCGAGCAGATTGCGGCCACCCGGCTCAAACAACTCGTCGACGCCGGCGTCATGGCCAAGCAGCCCTACAAGACACCGGGGCAGCGCACCCGCTATGAATACGTGCTCACCGGACGCGGCCGCCAACTGTTCCCGGTCCTGGTCAGCCTCATCGAATTCGGGTTGCTGCTGCAGGGCGATGCGAAACGGTTGGACCTGATCCACGGCGAGGGCTGCGGCGCATCGGTGGTTGCCCACGTGCAATGTGTGGAAGGCCATACCGTCCCGCTCGCGCAAACTGAGGCGCGCATCCGACCGAGAAGGAAGCGCTGA
- a CDS encoding NmrA family NAD(P)-binding protein, with protein MTPADAHILVTGATGRHGATGAHVARRLLEEGCTVRVLARAHSDRTDALAMAGAEVVTGDLHDRRTLLPALADVGLAYFTYPVAAGVVSAAANYSAAVREAGHNIRTVVMSMAPAHPSHPSELGRAQWLAEEVMSWAGLETLVLRVAATFHENIPALHGDSIRKTGVLRNCFGDSPVGWISGSDAGELAVAALLHPDRFDGPVCYPAGSEAFNHIDIAQILTQELNRPITYQAISRDDWQQELLAVAQTDPHGVVNSAMAAHISNVGEAVAQRGAAPADPIALSRLIGRTPITLRDFVRRNRAAFETTDYAAVRSAGSLVT; from the coding sequence ATGACCCCAGCGGATGCCCACATTCTGGTGACCGGCGCGACCGGACGTCACGGCGCCACCGGCGCCCACGTCGCCCGCCGACTGCTCGAAGAGGGCTGCACGGTAAGGGTTCTGGCGCGAGCCCACAGTGACCGTACCGACGCGCTGGCCATGGCGGGAGCAGAGGTGGTCACCGGCGACCTGCATGATCGGCGCACGCTGCTGCCCGCGCTCGCCGACGTCGGGCTCGCGTACTTCACCTACCCGGTGGCCGCTGGCGTGGTGAGCGCCGCAGCCAACTACAGCGCCGCCGTACGAGAGGCCGGACATAACATTCGGACGGTGGTGATGTCGATGGCGCCGGCGCACCCGTCACACCCCAGTGAGTTGGGCCGCGCGCAGTGGCTGGCTGAAGAAGTAATGAGCTGGGCGGGGCTCGAGACGCTGGTCCTACGTGTTGCAGCCACTTTCCACGAGAACATCCCGGCGCTGCACGGTGACTCGATCCGCAAAACCGGTGTGCTGCGAAACTGTTTCGGAGACAGTCCTGTTGGGTGGATCAGTGGCAGCGATGCGGGAGAACTGGCGGTCGCGGCACTGCTGCACCCCGATCGCTTCGACGGTCCTGTCTGTTACCCCGCGGGATCCGAGGCGTTCAACCACATCGACATCGCCCAGATCCTCACCCAGGAACTCAACAGACCGATCACATACCAGGCCATTTCGCGTGACGACTGGCAGCAAGAGTTGCTCGCTGTGGCGCAGACCGACCCGCACGGCGTGGTCAATTCCGCAATGGCAGCCCACATTTCGAACGTCGGAGAGGCCGTCGCACAGCGCGGCGCCGCGCCGGCCGATCCCATTGCGTTGAGCCGGCTCATCGGCCGAACGCCGATCACCTTGCGGGACTTCGTCCGCCGCAACCGCGCCGCCTTCGAGACGACTGACTATGCCGCAGTAAGGTCAGCCGGTAGCCTGGTGACATGA
- the metH gene encoding methionine synthase translates to MTSANKPHYDTDLLDVLSQRVVVGDGAMGTQLQAADLTLDDFRGLEGCNEILNETRPDVLETIHRNYFEAGADAVETNTFGCNLSNLGDYDIADRIRDLSERGTAIARRVADELASPDRKRYVLGSMGPGTKLPTLGHTEYAVIRDAYTEAALGMLDGGADAILVETCQDLLQLKAAVLGSRRAMKQAGRHIPVFAHVTVETTGTMLLGSEIGAALTAVEPLGVDMIGLNCATGPAEMSEHLRYLSRHARIPVSVMPNAGLPVLGAKGAEYPLQPDELAEALATFISEFGLSLVGGCCGTTPAHIREVAAAVASFNDGTKQRGERQVSFEPSVSSLYTAVPFEQESSVLVIGERTNANGSKGFREAMIAEDYQKCLDIAKDQTRDGAHMLDLCVDYVGRDGAADMKALASRLATSSTLPIMLDSTETPVLLAGLEHLGGRCAVNSVNYEDGDGPESRFHKTMELVAEHGAAVVALTIDEEGQARTAEKKVQIAERLIDDITGNWGVDESSILIDTLTFTIATGQEESRRDGIETIEAIRQLKQRHPQVQTTLGLSNISFGLNPAARQVLNSVFLHECQEAGLDSAIVHASKILPMNRIPDEQRQVALDLIYDRRRPEDEYDPLQELMRLFEGVSAASSKESRAAELAKLPLFERLAQRIVDGERNGLDADLDEAMTQKPPLAIINENLLAGMKTVGELFGSGQMQLPFVLQSAEVMKAAVAYLEPHMEKAEDDAGKGRIVLATVKGDVHDIGKNLVDIILSNNGYEVVNIGIKQPIATILEVAEDKSADVVGMSGLLVKSTVVMKENLEEMNARGVAEKFPVVLGGAALTRSYVENDLAEVYEGEVHYARDAFEGLKLMDTIMSAKRGEGPDPDSPEAVAARKKEAERKARHERSKRIAAQRKAAEEPVQVPERSDVAADIEVPTPPFWGSRIVKGLAMAEYTGLLDERALFLGQWGLRGQRGGEGPSYEELVETEGRPRLRYWLDRLSTDGILAHAAVVYGYYPAVSEGDDVVVLASPEPDAQERYRFTFPRQQRGRFLCIADFIRSRKLATERGQVDVLPFQLVTMGRPIADFANELFAANAYRDYLEVHGIGVQLTEALAEYWHKRIREELKFSGDRAVAADDPESVEDYFKLEYRGARFAFGYGACPNLEDRAKMMELLDPGRIGVTLSEELQLHPEQSTDAFVLHHPEAKYFNV, encoded by the coding sequence GTGACTTCCGCTAACAAGCCCCACTACGACACCGATCTGCTCGACGTTTTGTCGCAGCGAGTAGTGGTGGGCGACGGCGCGATGGGCACCCAGTTGCAGGCCGCGGACCTCACTCTCGATGACTTCCGCGGCCTCGAGGGCTGCAACGAGATCCTCAACGAAACCCGCCCTGACGTGCTGGAAACCATCCACCGCAACTATTTCGAGGCCGGCGCGGACGCCGTCGAGACCAACACGTTCGGCTGCAACCTGTCCAACCTCGGCGACTACGACATCGCCGACCGGATCAGGGACCTCTCCGAGCGCGGCACCGCCATCGCGCGCCGGGTCGCCGACGAGCTGGCCAGCCCCGACCGTAAGCGCTATGTGTTGGGCTCGATGGGTCCGGGCACCAAGCTGCCCACCCTCGGGCACACCGAGTACGCGGTGATCCGCGACGCCTACACCGAGGCCGCCCTCGGCATGCTCGACGGCGGCGCCGACGCCATCCTCGTCGAGACCTGCCAGGACCTGCTACAACTCAAGGCCGCGGTCCTGGGCTCGCGGCGGGCGATGAAGCAGGCCGGCCGCCACATCCCGGTGTTCGCCCACGTCACCGTGGAAACCACCGGCACCATGCTGCTGGGCAGTGAAATCGGTGCGGCGTTGACCGCCGTTGAGCCGCTCGGCGTCGACATGATCGGCCTCAACTGCGCGACCGGCCCCGCCGAGATGAGCGAGCACCTGCGCTACCTGTCTCGGCACGCCCGCATCCCGGTGTCGGTGATGCCCAACGCCGGACTGCCGGTGCTGGGCGCCAAGGGCGCGGAGTATCCGCTGCAGCCCGACGAACTTGCCGAGGCGCTGGCCACCTTCATCTCCGAGTTCGGGCTGTCACTGGTCGGCGGCTGCTGTGGCACCACCCCCGCCCACATCCGCGAGGTCGCCGCCGCCGTCGCCTCCTTCAACGACGGCACCAAACAGCGCGGCGAGCGGCAGGTCAGCTTCGAGCCGTCGGTGTCCTCGCTGTACACCGCCGTTCCGTTCGAGCAGGAATCTTCGGTGCTGGTCATCGGCGAGCGCACGAACGCCAACGGCTCCAAGGGATTCCGTGAGGCGATGATCGCCGAGGACTACCAGAAGTGCCTCGACATCGCCAAGGACCAGACCCGCGACGGCGCCCACATGCTCGACCTGTGCGTCGACTACGTGGGCCGCGACGGCGCCGCCGACATGAAAGCGCTGGCCAGCCGGCTGGCGACGTCGTCGACACTGCCGATCATGCTGGACTCGACCGAAACCCCCGTGCTGCTAGCCGGATTGGAGCACCTGGGTGGCCGCTGCGCGGTCAACTCGGTGAACTACGAGGACGGCGACGGCCCGGAATCGCGGTTCCACAAGACCATGGAACTGGTCGCCGAGCACGGTGCCGCGGTGGTCGCGCTGACCATCGACGAAGAGGGGCAGGCCCGCACCGCCGAGAAGAAGGTGCAGATCGCCGAACGGCTGATCGACGACATCACCGGCAACTGGGGCGTCGACGAATCCTCCATCCTCATCGACACTTTGACGTTCACCATCGCCACCGGCCAGGAAGAGTCACGTCGCGACGGCATCGAAACGATCGAAGCCATCCGGCAACTCAAGCAGCGCCATCCTCAGGTGCAAACCACGCTCGGGTTGTCCAACATCTCGTTCGGCTTGAATCCCGCTGCGCGCCAAGTGCTCAACTCGGTGTTTCTGCACGAATGCCAGGAAGCGGGACTGGACTCCGCGATCGTGCACGCGTCGAAGATCCTGCCGATGAACCGGATTCCCGACGAGCAGCGACAGGTCGCCCTGGATCTGATCTATGACCGCCGCCGCCCCGAGGACGAGTACGACCCGCTGCAGGAGCTCATGCGGCTGTTCGAGGGCGTCTCGGCGGCCTCGTCGAAGGAATCGCGCGCCGCCGAACTGGCCAAACTGCCGCTGTTCGAACGGCTTGCGCAACGCATTGTCGACGGCGAACGCAACGGCCTGGACGCCGACCTCGACGAGGCGATGACACAGAAGCCCCCGCTGGCGATCATCAACGAGAACCTGCTGGCCGGCATGAAAACCGTTGGCGAACTGTTCGGTTCGGGTCAGATGCAGCTGCCCTTCGTGTTGCAGTCCGCCGAGGTGATGAAAGCCGCGGTCGCCTACCTGGAACCGCACATGGAGAAGGCGGAGGACGACGCCGGCAAGGGGCGCATCGTGCTGGCCACCGTCAAGGGCGACGTCCATGACATCGGCAAGAACCTCGTCGACATCATCTTGAGCAACAACGGCTACGAGGTGGTCAACATCGGCATCAAGCAGCCGATCGCCACCATCCTGGAAGTCGCCGAAGACAAAAGCGCCGACGTGGTGGGCATGTCGGGTCTGCTGGTGAAATCCACCGTGGTGATGAAAGAAAACCTCGAGGAGATGAACGCTCGGGGCGTCGCCGAGAAGTTTCCGGTCGTGCTCGGCGGTGCGGCGTTGACCCGCAGCTACGTCGAGAACGACCTGGCCGAGGTCTACGAGGGCGAAGTGCATTATGCGCGCGACGCTTTCGAGGGCTTGAAGCTGATGGACACCATCATGAGCGCCAAGCGCGGTGAGGGTCCGGATCCCGACAGCCCGGAGGCCGTCGCCGCCCGCAAGAAAGAAGCCGAACGCAAGGCGCGCCACGAGCGGTCCAAACGCATTGCTGCCCAACGCAAAGCCGCCGAAGAGCCGGTCCAGGTGCCGGAACGTTCCGACGTCGCCGCCGATATCGAGGTACCGACGCCGCCGTTCTGGGGCTCGCGGATCGTCAAGGGTCTGGCGATGGCCGAATACACCGGCCTGCTCGACGAGCGCGCCTTGTTCCTGGGGCAGTGGGGATTACGCGGGCAGCGTGGCGGAGAGGGGCCGTCGTACGAGGAGCTGGTGGAGACCGAAGGCCGGCCGCGGCTGCGGTACTGGCTGGACCGGTTGTCCACCGACGGCATCCTGGCGCACGCGGCAGTGGTGTACGGCTACTACCCGGCGGTGTCCGAGGGCGACGACGTGGTGGTCCTGGCCAGCCCCGAACCCGACGCGCAGGAGCGCTACCGGTTCACTTTCCCGCGCCAGCAGCGCGGCCGGTTCTTGTGCATCGCCGACTTCATTCGGTCACGCAAGCTGGCGACCGAACGCGGGCAGGTCGACGTGCTGCCCTTCCAGTTGGTGACGATGGGCCGGCCCATCGCCGACTTCGCCAACGAGTTGTTCGCGGCGAACGCATACCGCGATTACCTCGAAGTGCACGGCATCGGCGTGCAGCTGACCGAAGCGCTGGCCGAGTACTGGCACAAACGCATCCGCGAAGAGCTCAAGTTCTCCGGCGATCGGGCGGTGGCCGCCGACGACCCGGAATCCGTCGAAGACTACTTCAAGCTGGAGTACCGCGGTGCCCGCTTCGCCTTCGGTTACGGCGCCTGCCCCAACCTGGAGGACCGGGCGAAGATGATGGAGCTGCTCGACCCCGGCCGCATCGGCGTGACCCTGTCCGAGGAACTGCAGTTGCATCCCGAGCAATCCACCGACGCGTTCGTGCTGCACCACCCCGAGGCCAAGTACTTCAACGTGTAG